Below is a window of Picosynechococcus sp. PCC 7002 DNA.
TCGCTTGTCCTCCATGAGGAACTCAAATAGCGGTCTGAGGCGTGGGTAGCCATAGAGGATCAACGCCTCCAAAAGGGGTTGTTGTTTGTGGCGGTGTGCCCAGGCGATCGCCTTTACGGGATGGAGTTTAGCCATGATTTTTATCCTCCTTTGACACATGATTGATTTCAATATTGGCGATTGGTATCCAGGCAGCATGAGAATTGTCACCCAATCTTTTCACTTGAAGCTGATTAGAATAGATGCCTTTTCTCCCAATATCTAAAACTTCCAATATCGTTCCGGCTTCCCAGAGGATTCCCACCTTTGGATATATCTCACAGCCCTGGGCCACCGTGACGCGATCGCCTTTTTCTATCTGATCCATCTGATCCATCTGATCCACCTGATCCGAACTGATCCGAACTGATCCGGAGGGTGGATCAGTTTGTGTTTTATGCCCTGACTGGGTTTCAGACGACCTGATCCGTTGATCCGCTTTTTCTCCAGATTTTTTTCTCAAAAATTTTTCGTTTTTTTGGATCAATGGATCAGTTAGAGCTACATCCTTTACCCCGTCTGGGTTAGCGAACTGATCCACGAACTGATCCGCATCTGATCCGACCTGATCCATGGGCGGATCAGTTAACCTTCCCTTAACCATTTCCTCGAAGGCGTCGATCCAATAAGTCTTGCTCCGGCCCTGTTTTCTCCAGGAAATAATTCCGTCTGCGGCCAGTTGGCCAAGAACCTTTCTAACAGAATTGGTATTAAAGTTTAGGGCTTCCGCTAAATCTCGACTGCCAAACTTTACCCCTCTGTGTTGGCTTAGGAATTGAGAAACCTGCTCTTTTAAAGAAGAATCTGGGTCTGGGGTGAGAGTGGCTTCTCCTTCGCAAACCCATGACCCTTCCTCTGGGTTAAACACCAGGGCATATTTAGCAGGGCGGCGGGCGCGGCTCTTCTGGATGCAGAGGATTCGCTCACAGGATGAGGGGTTTAGGTCTTGGGGGTCTTTGGTGAGTTGGAAGACCTGGGAGACGGCATTGTAAACGGCGGTGGTGCCCCTGGCGTCCCCGGATTTGCTGGAATGGTGAACCAACATGATCGCGGTGTTGAAGTCGGCGGCGATCTTGTTGAGCAGCAATATGGGCTTCGCAAACTCTGCATCATTCTCACTGACGGTAGAGAAGCGGCTCACGGAGGCGAGGGAGTCGATCAGGATAAGGTCGTAGCGTTCGTTCTGGACTTCCCGGTAGAGCTGGGGGATATGTTCGGTAGACCAACGGGTTTTGTAGTGGATATCAAAGCGTGGATCGTCTGGGCGAATGCCCCGCACTTCGAGGGCGGCCAACATATCAACGGGCTGTTCATCGGTCTGGATGATGAGAATCTTGGCTTTTTTTGTAACGGGGAAGCCCTGCCAAGATTCCCCTAGGGCGAGGTGATAGATGAAGTCATACAAAAGTCTCGTTTTCCCCTGGCCACCGAGGGCATGGAGCAGGGTGGTTGCTCCTTTTGGTATGAATCCATGTAAAAGCCATTCCCGCACCTGATCGCCGTATTTATCGCGCAATTGGGAAAGGCTTAGGGTCGGTTCCCATTCGTCCTCGATGAGGGATTTATAAAAAAGGCTCTGGAGCTGGGCCGGCGATCGCCCGGTTTCCCTTGCCAGCTCCTGGAGCATAAATTCTTTGTAGGTGGGGCTGTCGATATCCAACTGAATGTGATTGAGCTTTTCGAGGAGGCGATCGCATTGGTGGAGCTTGATCGATTTCGCCTCTCCGGTCATCAGGGGTGAAGCGGTGATCTCTGTAAAGCGATCGCGGATCACATTGGCTAGGTCACTAACCGGAGTATCGCGGCTGTAGGCGTGGGAGATGACCTCTTCTGCGATGGCGATCGCCTGTCGCCGGAGAAAGGCTTGCTGTACCAGATCAGCATAATGATCTAGATTCACATCCGAGACGGTGCGATCCACCAGCAAAGATAATTTAGCAGTCCCACCGATGGTCTCAAAAAATTTTTTCTTTGCGCTCAAGGTAGAGATGACTGTCAGCAGATCAATGGGGAGATTTTTTTGATCCAGCTTCAGAAACTCTTGATAAATCTGGCGGTGAGCTGACACATAAAAGGCTTCTGGCTCTAGGATGTGTTTCACCCGGGCCAGGGCTGCAGCTCCCCCCATTAAAATCCCCCCCAAGATCATTTCCTCAGCGTCGAGGTTCTGGGGGGGCAAGCTGCGATCCGAAAAAATCGGTGTTACCTTATTAGTTGCAAGGGAATTGCTATACATAATTGATATTCTTCCTCCATTAAAGAAGTTGATTTTCACTAGGGGCGAGAGGGGTCTCCCCCCTTTTTTTTGCCCAAAAATAATTACTGGTTTAATCTGGCCCGCTCAATGGCGATCGCATCTGCCCAGACCTGCTTAGGCTGTAAATGCTCGCTTAGGTTCTCAGCGCGGCGCGTGCAATGGGTGAGGGTCATTAACAAAGCCCTCAAACGACTTTCGAGGGGAAGATCTGACGGCCCTTCAACACCCAGAATTTCCTCATAGCCCCGCACGATGGCGAGCAGCATCTCAATGGTGTTCATATTCCCGTCGCGCCATTTCAAGCAAAACTGCATCTGCAAGGGAGACCGCTCGTTTTGCAGCCGTTTCTAGAACCCAAGGCTCTTCTGAGTAAAACTTTGTGGCGGTTCCCGCTAAGGCTTGACCAATCAAATACTCACGGTAAGTGCCACATCCTTTCTGATTGCCTAGGTGACGGGCGCGAAGCTCAATATTTTCGGGGTTATCCATGGTCTTTGTGTGTTGACTTGGTGATTTGTTGACTTGGTGGTATGTGCTGAAATTGATTAAGAAATATCCCCCGTGTTGCTGCACGGGGAACGCTCACAAAACAAGTAGGAAAACGCCCGTTAGATGCATCCACTGGACACGTCTAATGGACGTTTTAATGGTATGATGAAAACGTCCAAGCCGCAACAAACGCAAGCAACAGTGTTGAAACAAATCCGTGAAACTTTGTCGCTGACTCAATTCGAGTTTGCTGCAAAAACGGGTATCTCTCTTAGCACTATTCAACGGGCTGAATCAGGGCAACGAGAGCCAAACCTCAGCTATGAACAATGGAAAAAATTTACATCCATTGCTCGGCAAGCTGGTTTTGACCCGGAAAAGCTACCTGATCGGCTTTCTGAAAAAGTAGCAATTTAGCCTATGCCCAATTCCCCAAATTCTCCTTGGTTCCCGACCAGCGCCATGGCCCAGGCCCTCGGCATCAACCCCAAAACCCTCATCCGCAATCGGAAAAGGTTTAAGGAAGGACACCATTACTACAATGCAATCCTTTTGGCGATCGGCCTTCCTACCGCTGGCACCATAAACGAATTTTTAAAACCTTAAAAGTCAACCCCTAACCCCAGGTATATCAAAAATGACATACACCATTGGCTACACCCTCCGATCAACCATTGACCATGGCTCTCTCACAGAAGAAATTAAGGTTTCCAGCTCAGTAACTGAAGAGAAAGATCTACCTCTCGAACTGGAGAAATTAAGAGCCTTAGCCTTTCATGCTTCCCACTCAGACAGACTTTACGAAGAAATCAAGGGCAGAACCGCCAAAGCAGAATTAGACCTCAGTGACAGCCAACGGGCCTTAAAGAAAATGCAGCAGGAATGGAACAAAGCAACAGAATTTCTCAAAGCCCAAGGTCTAAAGGAAGCCATTCCAAATTTCCCCATCCGAGAAGCCCACCACTACGAAAACCCAAAGAAATTAGCCAGCACCCAGATCAGCGGCGTTGAAATGGATTTATGACTCTCTGGTAGCCCTAATCTGGATGACATTCCGTTTTAATAAAAGAAATTGAGGTAGCACAATGACCCAACGCTGGACAGACGAAATGCTCGATAAGCTCGCCGATGACGTACAGGAGCTTACCGAATCTATCAAAACCCAACGGGACGAACAGAAGGAACTGACCATCCGGTTCAATGCCTACCAGATGGCCTCTCAATGGGTGGTTAATTTAGCCTTTGGCCTGTTGGCGACTGCCACGATCACGACGATCGTCACCGCCGTCATCAAATAAAAAGTTTGTTTCTCTCCAATCACAAAGGTTCAGGATTATTTCCCGAACCTTTTTTCATTGTCGATCTGGGCCTTGAGTCGCTCTAGCTCCCAATCGATTTCGCGCTGTCGTGTCTGGGGCGTTAGCTCAGTCTTGGGTGGTTTTTTCTCCAGGTTGATCCGTTCCTCTGGTGGCGTGAAATATCGTCTCAAAACTTCCGGGTGTCTGACCAAATATTCCAGGTGGTACAGATATAAGGCGATCGCCGAATACATAATGGCGATCCAGATCGTCTCAGCAGAGACCACATCTAAGCTTTCCGGCTCGACAAAGGGAGCGCCGATATAAGTCCCCGCATAGAGCAACAACACCAAGAGAAGGCTGTTTACCGTCACCATCACCAATAGCACCGCTTCCCAGAGACTATCAATCATCCCCATCTCTCGAATGCCTGCCAATCTCACCAATATCCATTGGGATAGATAATGCAGCCCAAAGGCCAGTCCACCCATAAACACCAGCACAAACAGCAAAAACAAGGGATGAACCGTTAAAACATAATTTTCAGAAGCCTCCTTAATCAAGCCTGCAGTCGTACCAAAAACAATTAAATTAATCAATAAACGCAACCAGGCCAACGGGTAGGGTATCGCCGGAGACCAGCCAAATTTCTTCGCCATAATTTTTCTTCCTCATTGCCATAATCTTACCCAGAAGAAAATTATTCCCATCGTAAAACGCCCCCTAAAAAGACCATTAAAAGAGGGCGTTTCCCTACCCATTGTGAGCGTTGGGCAAAGACCGTAAATATTTGTATCGGGTTATTTCTTGAGTATTTGGCCCTATTATCTTCCGAAAACAAAGAGCCTTAAAATGTTCTTAACAGTCAAATAAAAAATCCCTAAGAAGCGCTCACTTCCCAGGGAATATCCATAAGTTGAGGTAGCAACAAATGGACAACGGTTATTTTAGCCCAGAACCTTTAGAGGCGAACGAGTTTAAGGCTTTAATGTTGCGCCACGGCGTCACCAAAACGGATTTAGTCAAGTCCGGCTGGTTTGAAGAATACGAGATCGCCAACTGCATCGAACGACGCAAAGCCCAAAATCCGAGCCGTGCCCTTAAACGATTGTTCGGGCTATATGCCCATTTTCATGGCTGGGGGGCCTAGGCCGTAGGGGATTATCCCGCAGAATTTCAAAGGCCCGCTGGTGGGTTTGACGTTTCAAGTGATGCTGGTAGGTGGCATTGTGAACCGATAGGCGATGGCCCATCTGGAAAGCGGCTAGGGCATTATCCAAACCACACTCAATCGCCCGCACCGCCCAACAGTGACGCAAATTATAAGGAGAGAAGCCCACCCCATAATCAGAAAAAGCCTGGGTGACAGCTCCCCCATAGCCCTGGGCATCCTTGCGGCAAATATTCGGCAGATCCAGGGCCACATGATCCGCCCATTCCGGATAAAGCGGGTAAACATAACGTTCCCCGGTTTTG
It encodes the following:
- a CDS encoding helix-turn-helix domain-containing protein gives rise to the protein MHPLDTSNGRFNGMMKTSKPQQTQATVLKQIRETLSLTQFEFAAKTGISLSTIQRAESGQREPNLSYEQWKKFTSIARQAGFDPEKLPDRLSEKVAI
- a CDS encoding helix-turn-helix domain-containing protein, with amino-acid sequence MPNSPNSPWFPTSAMAQALGINPKTLIRNRKRFKEGHHYYNAILLAIGLPTAGTINEFLKP
- a CDS encoding DnaB-like helicase N-terminal domain-containing protein, which produces MYSNSLATNKVTPIFSDRSLPPQNLDAEEMILGGILMGGAAALARVKHILEPEAFYVSAHRQIYQEFLKLDQKNLPIDLLTVISTLSAKKKFFETIGGTAKLSLLVDRTVSDVNLDHYADLVQQAFLRRQAIAIAEEVISHAYSRDTPVSDLANVIRDRFTEITASPLMTGEAKSIKLHQCDRLLEKLNHIQLDIDSPTYKEFMLQELARETGRSPAQLQSLFYKSLIEDEWEPTLSLSQLRDKYGDQVREWLLHGFIPKGATTLLHALGGQGKTRLLYDFIYHLALGESWQGFPVTKKAKILIIQTDEQPVDMLAALEVRGIRPDDPRFDIHYKTRWSTEHIPQLYREVQNERYDLILIDSLASVSRFSTVSENDAEFAKPILLLNKIAADFNTAIMLVHHSSKSGDARGTTAVYNAVSQVFQLTKDPQDLNPSSCERILCIQKSRARRPAKYALVFNPEEGSWVCEGEATLTPDPDSSLKEQVSQFLSQHRGVKFGSRDLAEALNFNTNSVRKVLGQLAADGIISWRKQGRSKTYWIDAFEEMVKGRLTDPPMDQVGSDADQFVDQFANPDGVKDVALTDPLIQKNEKFLRKKSGEKADQRIRSSETQSGHKTQTDPPSGSVRISSDQVDQMDQMDQIEKGDRVTVAQGCEIYPKVGILWEAGTILEVLDIGRKGIYSNQLQVKRLGDNSHAAWIPIANIEINHVSKEDKNHG